Proteins encoded in a region of the Panicum hallii strain FIL2 chromosome 3, PHallii_v3.1, whole genome shotgun sequence genome:
- the LOC112886779 gene encoding uncharacterized protein LOC112886779: MLRLAFPLVTHLPPKKPPPIRPRPPPARRYAATTAATSSSPSPPPSLPELPPSSVYVHLPFCRKRCHYCDFPIVALGSSSGTTPSGGEGADDPRIVDYVRLLLREVAATRPVSDDGVPLETVFFGGGTPSLVPPRLVAAVLDALRGRFGLSACPEVSIEMDPGTFDAARLRELVGVGVNRVSLGVQAFQDDLLRACGRAHGVEEVHEAVGIVTACEGLQNWSMDLISSLPNQTEEMWEESLRCTVDARPTHVSVYDLQIEQGTKFGQMYTPGVFPLPSDTESANFYKIASKRLSEAGYNHYEISSYCKPGYECKHNLTYWQNRPFYAFGLGSASYINGFRYSRPRRMKGYAEWVQKLEDGTWSHESRSSDSKDMAMDVVMLSLRTAWGLDLQSFSKSFGKSLALSLCNTFRPFVESGLVIAMDMERRALPHIDFELDLQSEDDFGSRVAFIRLSDPDGFLLSNELISLAFGIISP; this comes from the exons ATGCTTCGATTGGCCTTCCCGCTCGTCACCCACCTCCCACCGAAGAAACCGCCCCCAATCCGCCCACGCCCTCCACCTGCTCGACGAtacgccgccaccaccgccgccacctcctcctctcCATCTCCCCCTCCCTCGCTTCCGGAGCTCCCTCCATCCTCCGTATACGTCCACCTCCCCTTCTGCCGCAAGCGCTGCCACTACTGCGACTTCCCCATCGTCGCGCTCGGCTCCTCCTCGGGCACCACCCCGTCCGGTGGCGAGGGCGCAGACGACCCCAGGATCGTCGACTacgtgcgcctcctcctccgcgagGTCGCCGCCACGCGCCCGGTCTCCGACGACGGCGTCCCGCTCGAGACCGTCTTCTTCGGGGGCGGCACGCCGTCGCTCGTCCCGCCGCGCCTCgtcgcggccgtcctcgacgcgCTGCGGGGCAGGTTCGGCCTGTCGGCGTGCCCGGAGGTGTCCATCGAGATGGACCCGGGGACCTTCGACGCCGCCAGGCTCAGGGAGCTCGTGGGCGTCGGCGTCAACCGCGTGTCGCTCGGCGTGCAGGCGTTCCAGGACGACCTGCTCCGCGCGTGCGGCCGCGCGCACGGTGTGGAGGAGGTGCACGAGGCCGTCGGGATCGTCACGGCGTGCGAGGGGCTGCAGAACTGGAGCATGGACCTCATCTCCTCGCTGCCCAACCAGACCGAGGAGATGTGGGAGGAGAGCTTGAGGTGCACCGTGGATGCCAGGCCCACGCACGTCTCGGTGTATGATCTGCAGATTGAGCAAGGCACCAAGTTTGGGCAAAT GTATACTCCTGGTGTCTTTCCTCTTCCGAGTGACACTGAGTCTGCAAACTTCTACAAGATTGCTTCAAAGCGGCTTTCTGAAGCAGGATATAACCACTATGAGATCAGTAGCTACTGCAAGCCTGGATACGAGTGCAAGCACAATCTAACGTACTGGCAGAACCGGCCCTTCTATGCCTTTGGTCTTGGATCTGCTAGTTACATTAATGGTTTCAGGTACTCCAGGCCCAGAAGAATGAAGGGCTATGCAGAGTGGGTTCAGAAGTTGGAAGATGGAACATGGAGCCACGAGTCTAGAAGCTCCGATAGTAAGGACATGGCAATGGATGTGGTTATGCTATCATTGAGAACAGCTTGGGGGCTTGATTTGCAAAGTTTCAGTAAATCATTTGGGAAAAGTTTGGCGCTATCACTGTGTAACACATTTAGGCCTTTTGTGGAGAGTGGGCTTGTAATTGCCATGGATATGGAACGACGAGCCTTGCCACATATTGATTTTGAGTTGGATCTGCAAAGTGAAGATGATTTTGGTAGCAGAGTTGCATTTATCCGTCTCAGTGACCCAGATGGTTTTTTGTTGTCCAACGAGTTGATTTCACTTGCTTTCGGAATTATCTCACCGTAA